The Gambusia affinis linkage group LG11, SWU_Gaff_1.0, whole genome shotgun sequence genome contains a region encoding:
- the senp7 gene encoding sentrin-specific protease 7 — protein MASQVDAVVYKNSSKEAASQQEKALDAEDMQVLQLLIEENTPSAPGSPACEVDYSSLSVPFLSMYCGCYKVKSAGGLMISKHKIIIPLKGTGEQLTFERKELRRYSVWDQQELETREIHFGDEDPSPPGVMLFFVTEAAAAAVHQELYQLCVSEDRPIDTGKASPFILLTLKDPLEGMEGALLRSVLDIDCINRMTHENSIAYNGVGLSSLLDIDAPVLSMDESIELITRTGVDSHLLSVLGIKSSDSDASVGLDSSHCEDEIPAAHIWVDTNCEKDVEQDLEMAAEDGETEAEPKEDQEDEEPNTPSDSKKEEARPVYTVCHHRKNGSYFVSLCKPDSKWNKYKHRGLTQRLIQFPPPPLKGGITVTLEDLQCLDSGQYLNDVIIDFYLKYLIQNASAAISARSHIFSSFFYKQLTRRDNASEGGNNDSIGCQRQRRHQRVKTWTRHVDIFKKDFLFVPVNQEAHWYLVVVCFPGLEDPQLEDRVGESEGQDEAQQCKGSNDHSEILVRLDPSDSMETETENSQDEVTKDPPPPCPVSCTEHTCLRRTVCRRPCILIMDSLKLSSHERICKLLREYLQSEWEVRRGSSREFGLDQMKSSHCQVPLQDNSSDCGLYLLQYVECFLKDPVVHFDLPLQLQKWFSCQVVRKKRDEIRNLILNIYRHQNLDSKNT, from the exons ATGGCCTCTCAGGTCGACGCAGTCGTATATAAAAACTCCTCAAAGGAAGCTGCGTCCCAGCAGGAGAAGGCTTTAGACGCAGAGGACATGCAG gTTTTGCAGCTACTGATTGAAGAGAATACACCTTCAGCACCAGGTTCTCCTGCCTGTGAGGTGGACTACTCCTCTTTGAGTGTGCCTTTTTTGTCCATGTACTGCGGCTGTTACAAAGTAAAATCAGCTGGAGGCCTCATG atttcaaaacatAAGATTATCATCCCACTTAAAG GCACAGGTGAGCAGCTGACATTTGAACGCAAAGAGCTGAGGAGGTACAGCGTTTGGGATCAGCAGGAGCTGGAAACTCGAGAGATCCACTTTGGAGACGAGGATCCTTCACCGCCTGGCGTCATGCTGTTCTTTGTgacagaagctgctgctgccgctgtaCACCAGGAACTTTATCAGCTGTGTGTTAGTGAAGATAGACCCATAGATACCG GAAAAGCCAGCCCCTTCATACTGCTGACTCTCAAAGATCCTTTGGAGGGAATGGAAGGAGCTTTACTTCGCTCCGTGTTGGACATCGACTGCATCAACAGAATGACGCACGAAAACAGCATCGCATACAACGGAGTTGGACTGAGCAGTTTATTGGACATAGATGCTCCAGTGCTTTCTATGGATGAAAGTATTGAGCTGATCACAAGAACTGGAGTGGACTCGCATCTGCTCTCCGTACTTGGAATTAAGAGCTCAGATTCTGATGCGAGTGTAGGCCTGGACAGTTCTCATTGTGAGGACGAAATCCCCGCTGCCCACATCTGGGTGGATACCAACTGTGAGAAAGATGTGGAGCAGGATCTCGAGATGGCGGCAGAAGATGGAGAGACGGAGGCTGAACCAAAGGAGGACCAGGAGGATGAAGAACCAAACACTCCCTCTGAT AGCAAAAAGGAGGAAGCCAGGCCTGTTTACACAGTTTGCCATCATAGAAAAAATGGATCCTACTTTGTATCGCTTTGTAAACCTGACTCCAAATGGAATAAATATAAGCATCGGGGACTGACTCAAAG gTTAATACAGTTTCCTCCACCGCCGTTGAAAGGGGGAATAACTGTGACCTTGGAAGATCTGCAGTGCCTTGATAGCGGGCAGTACCTCAACGATGTCATCATTGATTTTTACCTGAA atacCTTATCCAGAATGCATCTGCTGCTATTTCTGCAAGATCCCACATATTCAGCAGCTTTTTCTACAAGCAGCTGACGCGCCGGGACAACGCCAGCGAAGGAGGCAACAACGACTC AATCGGTTGTCAGAGGCAGAGGCGGCACCAGCGAGTGAAAACGTGGACCCGACATGTGGACATCTTTAAAaaggacttcctgtttgtgccTGTTAATCAAGA AGCTCACTGGTATTTAGTTGTTGTTTGCTTCCCTGGGCTGGAAGATCCACAGCTGGAGGACCGGGTGGGAGAGTCGGAGGGTCAAGATGAGGCCCAACAATGTAAAGGCTCTAATGATCATTCAGAAATCCTGGTGAGATTAGACCCCAGTGACAGTATGGAAACAGAGACAG aAAACAGTCAGGATGAAGTGACCAAAGACCCACCGCCTCCTTGTCCAGTT AGTTGCACAGAACATACATGTCTGAGACGGACCGTTTGCAGAAG GCCGTGCATTCTTATCATGGATTCTCTCAAACTTTCTTCCCACGAGCGGATCTGCAAACTCTTACGGGA GTATTTGCAGTCAGAATGGGAGGTTCGTCGTGGATCATCAAGGGAGTTTGGTTTAGATCAGATGAAAAGCTCACATTGTCAAGTTCCACTTCAGGATAACAGCAGTGACTGTGGCCTTTACCTCCTTCAATATGTTGAGTGTTTTTTAAAG GACCCTGTGGTGCATTTTGATTTACCTCTGCAGCTGCAAAAATGGTTCTCCTGCCAGGTGGTTCGGAAGAAACGGGACGAAATCCGAAATCTGATCCTTAACATTTACCGGCATCAAAACCTGGacagtaaaaacacataa